Proteins co-encoded in one Brassica rapa cultivar Chiifu-401-42 chromosome A02, CAAS_Brap_v3.01, whole genome shotgun sequence genomic window:
- the LOC103852115 gene encoding protein DETOXIFICATION 50 has translation MCQLNRVRNEVTIPLLPKISHQEKLHVLPNYTTPLSLFANEAILIARISLPLVFTGLLLYFRSFVSLFFLGGLGDHTLAGGSLALAFANITGYSFFSGLTMGVESICSQAFGAKRYNLVMATIKRGIALLLFTSLPVFLLWINIDKVLKKLKQDEELVSEAHTFLLYSVPDLIAQSFLHPLRVYLRTQSKTLPLSICTAVASVLHFPITFLLVSYLGLGIKGIALSGVVSNINLVVFLFIYIAFLEDKLSKDEEGEVSEESCGDSVREWKKLLGLAIPSCVSVCLEWWCYEIMIVLCGLLVNPKATIASMGILIQITSLVYIFPNSLSFGVSTRVGNELGSNQPQRARRAAIVGLGLSIALGFTAFAFTVSVRNMWARLFTDDEEIIKLTLMVLPIVGLCELGNCPQTTGCGVLRGSARPRIGANINMAAFYVVGMPMGMVMTFWFGFGFKGLWLGMLAAQIVCVSGMMVATCRTNWELEAARARELTAVDGGRGGDDKDVEVGKVDY, from the coding sequence ATGTGTCAACTAAATCGTGTCAGAAATGAAGTTACAATACCTTTACTCCCAAAAATATCTCATCAGGAGAAACTGCATGTACTTCCAAATTACACTACTCCCCTTTCCCTCTTCGCAAATGAAGCAATCTTAATAGCAAGAATCTCTCTCCCACTGGTCTTCACAGGTCTCCTCCTTTACTTTCGCTCTTTCGTCTCTCTATTTTTCCTCGGCGGCCTCGGTGACCACACACTCGCCGGCGGCTCCCTAGCCCTCGCATTCGCCAACATAACCGGTTACTCTTTCTTCTCCGGTTTAACCATGGGAGTTGAATCAATCTGCTCCCAAGCCTTCGGCGCAAAACGTTATAACCTCGTCATGGCTACGATCAAGCGAGGAATCGCTCTCCTCCTCTTCACATCTCTCCCAGTTTTCCTTCTCTGGATCAACATCGACAAGGTCTTGAAAAAGTTGAAACAGGACGAGGAGCTTGTGTCCGAAGCTCACACCTTCCTGCTTTACTCTGTCCCTGATCTCATCGCTCAATCTTTCTTACACCCATTAAGAGTTTATCTCAGGACACAGTCAAAGACTCTTCCTCTATCAATCTGCACGGCGGTCGCGAGTGTTCTCCACTTTCCCATCACGTTCCTACTCGTGTCCTATCTCGGTTTGGGTATTAAAGGTATCGCCTTAAGTGGGGTTGTCTCAAACATCAACCTTGTCGTCTTTCTCTTCATCTATATCGCTTTCTTGGAAGACAAGCTAAGTAAAGATGAGGAAGGTGAGGTTTCAGAGGAGTCGTGTGGAGATAGTGTGAGAGAATGGAAGAAACTTCTCGGTCTGGCCATACCGAGTTGTGTATCGGTTTGTCTCGAGTGGTGGTGCTATGAGATCATGATCGTGCTTTGTGGGTTACTTGTAAACCCTAAAGCAACCATTGCTTCAATGGGAATTCTCATTCAAATAACTTCTCTTGTTTACATTTTCCCTAACTCGTTGAGCTTTGGAGTCTCCACTCGTGTGGGAAACGAGCTGGGTTCGAACCAGCCACAGAGAGCGAGAAGAGCAGCCATTGTTGGGCTCGGTCTCAGTATCGCTCTAGGGTTTACGGCTTTCGCGTTCACCGTGTCAGTCAGAAACATGTGGGCTAGGCTTTTCACTGATGATGAGGAAATCATTAAGTTAACTTTGATGGTTCTACCAATTGTTGGCCTTTGCGAGCTTGGAAACTGCCCTCAGACGACCGGGTGCGGCGTTCTAAGAGGGTCAGCGAGGCCGAGGATCGGAGCCAACATTAACATGGCGGCGTTTTATGTGGTTGGGATGCCAATGGGAATGGTTATGAcgttttggtttgggtttggattcaAGGGACTTTGGCTTGGAATGCTCGCGGCGCAGATAGTGTGTGTGAGTGGTATGATGGTGGCGACGTGTAGGACTAATTGGGAGTTGGAGGCGGCAAGGGCTAGGGAGCTCACAGCGGTGGATGGTGGAAGAGGCGGCGACGACAAAGACGTGGAGGTTGGGAAGGTTGATTATTAG